A stretch of DNA from Candidatus Nanopelagicales bacterium:
CATGAGTCACGGGGCCGCGTTGGCGACTCGAGCTGGATCCGCGGTCGCGGGATTTCAGCCGACCAACCACGAACCGGACATCTCCGCGTTGCTCATGGTTCTCGCCTTGCCCGTGTACCTGCCGCGGGCGTTGTCGGCCAGTGAGTTGGAGTGGGTGCGGGCCCGGCCGGACGACCTGCGAGGCGGCCATCGCGGCATCCCTCGGCCCAAGGGCCCGGCAGTGGCGCTCGGGCCTGGCATCGCGTCCCTGGGTGTCGGAGTCATGCTCGTGCCGGCGCTCGCCGTCGACCCATCCACCGGAGCCCGATTGGGATACGGGGCGGGCTTTTACGACCGCCTCCTCGCTGACCTGTCACCAGCCGTGTTCACCGTTGCGGTCTGCCGGGAGCAGGATCAGCGCGTTCTGCCGGTCGAGGCGCACGACGTGCCGGTCGCGGCGGTGTTGACCGAGGCGGGCCTGGTATCGGTCGGGTCTGCCGGCGATGCGCCGGCGGAAGACTGAGCCGGGACCGCGTAGGGTCTGCAGCATGGCGGAACTTCACGGCGACGTGCGCAAGGCCGTGATCCCGGTCGCCGGGTTGGGAACGCACTTCCTGCCTGTGTCCAAGGCGATCCCCAAAGAGATGCTTCCACTCGTCGACCGGCCGGCCATCGACTATGTCGTCCGAGAAGCCGTCGCGGCAGGCCTGGATGATGTGCTGCTGATCCAGGGCCGCGGCAAGGTCGCGCTCGAGGACTACTTCGATCGAGATGTCGAGATGGAAGCCGCTTTGGCCGACAAAGGGGACGACCCGGCGCTGGCACAACTTGCCGAGATCAGTTCCCTGGCGAGGGTGCATTCGGTGCGGCAGGGCCAGGTGCTCGGTCTCGGCCATGCCGTCTCCATGGCCGAAGCGCATGTCGGTCACGAGCCGTTCGCGGTCCTCTTGGGCGACGACCTGATCGACGAACGTGATCCCGTTCTCGAGCAGATGCTCGCCCTGCGCCGCAAGCACGGGGGATCGGTGGTCGCGCTGTTCGAGGTGCCTCCTGAGAAGATCTCGAGTTACGGTGCCGCCGCCTGCCGAGCGACCGAGGTCAACGATGTCGTCGAAGTCACCGACTTGGTCGAGAAACCGCCGATCGATCAGGCGCCGAGCAACCTGGCCATCATCGGCCGCTACATCCTCGATCCCCTGGTCTTCGACGTCCTGCGTGACACCAGACCCGGACGGGGCGGGCAGATCCAACTGACGGATGCGCTGCGGAGCATGGCCAAACTGCCGGCCGGGAACGGCGGCGGAGTTCGTGGTGTGGTCTTCCGCGGTCGTCGCTACGACACCGGCGACAAGCAGTCGTACCTGCAGGCGGTCGTCACACTGGCCATGGAAGACCCTGACCTGGGGCCGGAGTTCAGGCGCTGGCTCGCCGGTCAGATGCAGCAACGCGGACTGGTCGCATCATGAACGGAGGCCCGACATGAGTCTCGAAGTACACCTCGCCGGACTGTTGGAGCAGGTCCATCCCCTCGAACCCCTCGACATCACCATCACCGAGGCCATCGGTTGCCAGATCGTCGGTGACGTATCCGCACCCCGTCCCATTCCGCATTTCGCTCGGGCCGCTCTGACGGGTTACGCAGCCCGAGCGGCAGATCTCACCGGGTCGGCCATGCTCAAGGTCGTCGATGATGTGGCTCCGGGATTCGCAGCGACGCAACCGGTGTATGCCGGCGTTGTGGTCCGGGTCGCAGCGGGAACCCCCCTGCCGACGGGAGCGGATTGTGTAGTCCGCGGCCCGGGGTTCGACAAAGTGGGCGACCAGATCACCATCACCGAGCAAGCCGAGCCGGGCGCCGGCGTGACCGCCGTGGGTGCGGTGGCCGCCGAGGGGGACACCGTGCTGGCCGATGGCGTCGTGATCGACCCCGTCACCGTGGGACTCCTCGCGCAACTCGGAGTCATCCGAGTATCGGTGCGCCCCCACCCGCGAGTGGTGGTCGTGACGATCGGCAACGAACTCCTGCCAGTCGGGGCAGAGCCGACAGCAGGTCTGGTCTACGATGCGACCGGCCCGATGCTCGCGGCTGCAGCCGAACGGGCCGGAGCTGTCGCCTTCCGGGTCGGACCGGTCGGTTACGACGCCCGCGAGATCGGCCAGGCCATCGACGATCAACTGATCCGCGCCGACCTGGTGGTGGTCGCCGGTGAGATCGCGTACGCCGACAGCCTGGTCCGGACTCAACTGGCGGCCCTCGGGTCCGTCACGTTCGATGAAGGATCCACCGACCAGGGAGCCTTTGGGCACGGCACCGTGGGCGAGGACTCCATCCCGGTGCTGGCACTACCTTCGGAGCCTGTTGCCGCCGAGGTCTTGTTCGCGGCGCTCGCTGTCCCCATGATCTATGCCATGAGGGGTGTCCAGCCCGCCGCGCCGGTCCATGTGCGACTGGGCGCTGACGTGCCCCGGACCCCGGCCACGCAGTTGATCCCGGCCCGCCTGGATGCCGACGGAACCGCTCACCCGCAGTTGGGCGCCACCTTGGTTCAGCTGGGTTCGGCCGACGTCCTGCTGCGGGTGCTGCCGGGCAACGACTCCCAGCCCGCCGGATCGACCGTCCCGGCACTATCACTGCGCCCCGGATCGCCATGAAGTGGCCGGTGACGCTGCAGGACGGCGCCGTCACCCTACGTCCCCTGCAGCGGCGTGATTCGCGGCGATGGCAGGACCTGCGGCGCGCGAACCATGAGTGGCTGAAGCCCTGGGAGGCCACACTGCCGCAGGCAGACCCCGCGGTCCCGGGCACCTTCGCCGGCATGGTCCGAAGTTTTCGCCGCGAGGCCACGGCGGGACGCAGCGCTGCCTTCGCCCTCGATGTCGAGGGGACCCTCATGGGTCAGGTCACGTTGGGGGGGCTCACGTGGGGCTCACTGCGCAGTGGCTACATCGGCTATTGGATCAGCCAGGAAGTGGCGGGCCGAGGAATCATGCCTCGAGCCGTGGCGCTCGTTGTCGACTACGCGCTCGGCACCTTGATGATGCACCGGATCGAGATCAACATCCGTCCCGAGAACCAGGCGAGTCTGCGAGTCGTCGAGAAACTCGGCTTCCGCAAGGAGGGTTTCCGTCCCGGATACCTGCACATCGATGGGGACTGGCGTGATCACGTCACCTACTGCATGCTCGCCGGTGAGCGCCCTCCCCAAGGGCTGCTCCGGGCCGTGCATGCCCGGGCGGGCCGATATCCAACTGTGCGCGACACGGGCGATTCGGTCCTTCGCATCCGGCCTCCGCACCCCTAACCTTGGGCGCGTGACGGGCCTGATCTATGTGATTCTCATCGCCTTGTGGGGCGTCGTGCTCGTTCCGCGGTGGTTGCACCACCACGACGAGTCACGGCGGCGCCGTGAGGCGGAACGTGTCGAGCGTGCCCTCAACCCGCACAATGCCCGGTCCGCCGCCCCGTCCGCGGCGGATGACGAGCACTACCAATCCTGGCGGGAGTATCTGAAAACCCTGACCAACCGGGAGCGGGTCGGCGGCGATCCAGCCCGTTGGGTCGATGCACTGCGCGCCCCCCAGGGCCGTCACGCTCGTCGGCGCCGCAACATCCTGTTGGGCCTGACGGGCGCCGTCACCGTGTCACTCCTCGGTGTGGTCGCCGGGATCCTCCCCAGTTTCCTCGCGGTCCTCACGACGTTGCTCCTCGTCGGCTACGTCAGTGCCATGTTCTTCCAGATGCGCCAGTGGGAATCGGGGCTGTCCACGGCCCCCGCCGCCGCGGCCCAGGACTTCACCGCCGAAGACCTCGCCGCGAGCGGGCGCTCAGTGCGCGACGGGGTTCGGCTCGTGAGCGGCACCGCCGCTGTGGGCTCCGAATGGGAGCCGCGCGAAACCACACTGCCCACGTACACCAGCAAGTCCAAGGCCTCGAAGATCCCGCGTCGCATCGACCTGACCAGCGCCGGCTGGAACGGCGCCAGCATGGTCGAGCAGGCCCGGGCCCAGCAGTCGCCCCATCTGCAGGACCAGTTCGACCGCGAGTTTGCGGCGCTGGAGCCTGACGCCGACCAGCAGGTTGCCGAGTTCGCCAACTACGCGAACGACCGCTCCTACTACCGTCGCGCCGTCAATGAGTAGCGCCGCCCCGGCAACGAGCACCGCCGCCCCGGCAACGAGCACCGCCGCCGGCAACGAGCACCGCCGCCCCGGCAACGAGCACCGCCGCCCCGGCCGCCGCCACACCGGTAGCGCCCCCCATCTCCGCGGCGGCATGCGCCGTTCCATCGGCGTCTGATGGCACGGTATTCTGACGGCTCCGGGGCTGTGGCGCAGTTGGTAGCGCGTCTCGTTCGCAATGAGAAGGTCAGGGGTTCGAATCCCCTCAGCTCCACAAGGTGAACCCATGATCAAACCCCGACTGGCCATCGTGCTGGCTGCCGGTGTCGTGGTGGCGGCTTGTAGCTCGCCCCCTCCGCCCGCCCCTTCAGCCAGCCCCACGGTGACGGCCACACCGGAACCCGAGGTGCTGCTGGCCATGACGGGGCAACCGGCGCCCGACAGCTGGAAGCCGCGACCGGTGATCGTGGTCAAGGTGGACAACACCGTCGCCGGGCAACCCCAGATCGGCATCGGCCAAGCGGACTTGGTGATCGAGGAGCCCGTCGAGGGTGGTCTCACCCGGCTGGCGGGGTTCTTCGAGTCGCGGCTCCCTCGGGTCGTCGGCCCGGCTCGTTCCGTGCGCATCAGCGATATCGGGCTGGTCGAACCGGTACGCGCGACCGTCGTCGCCAGCGGTGGAGCGCCCGACAGCCTGGCCGCCTTCGAGCGGGCGGATGTCACCTTGTACGACGAGACCTCCCCTGCGCACTTCCGAGATGCCGGCCGCGTGGCGCCCTACAACCTGTTCGTGAACCCCCGCGAGATCGATCGAATGGACAAGGGTCGACTACCTCAGCAGTCGTACCTGTCGTTCGGCGACTCGGAGCTTCCGAAGGGGCAGCCGGCCAAGGACGTGACCATCACGTTCTCCCCGAGCCGCTCGGAGACTTGGCAGTGGGACCGCAAGTCCGGGCATTGGCAACTCGACGGACAGAAGTTCCGTCCCGACAACATCCTGGTCATGGACGTCACCACTCGCGATACGGGCGAACGAGACGCAGCCGGCAGTCCGATCCCTGAAGTCATCTCCACTGGTGGCGGTCGCGGCTACCTGATGGCCAGCGGAGAGGCCCACAAGATCAACTGGTCCAAGGTGTCGACCAAGGCGCCGTTCGAGTTGGCCGACGCGCGTGGGCGGGAAGTCGAAGTGCCTCCCGGGGCGGACCTGGGTGGCGTTGATCGTACGAGGGACAGGTCAGGTCGACTTCGACTGACTGCTGCGTTCCGCCATGGCCGCCAGACGCGCGTTATAGGCCAGTCGTTCCGCGTCGCCGTCACGGTCGGCTTGGCGGTCCATCCGTTTGGCGCGCCGCTCGTCGGTGCGCGCCCATTGCACGGCGACCACGATCATGACGACGATGGTGGGGATCTCGCCGATGCCCCAGGCAACACCCCCGCCGGAGACGCTGTCCTGGACCGCGTCGGTCAGCCACGGCGGTTGGACTTGGGCGAACCATTCAGCGCCCAGTGGCACCGCCGACATCATGATGGCCACGGCGAAGAACGCGTGCAACGAGATGAACAGCAACAGCAGGAGCAAGCGGGCCCAAGCGGGCACCTCACGCGGGCCGGGGTCGAGGCCCAGCACGACCCAGTAGAACAGGAATCCGGCGAGCAAGAAGTGCACGCCCATCAGGACATGTCCCAGGTGCGAGCCCATGGCCCAGCCGAACAGCGGTGTGAAGTACAGCCCGAACAATCCGAAAGTCCCCACCGCGAGCACGTAGAGCGGATGAGTCACAAACCGGGAGATGGGGGCATGCAAGCCCCAAAGCAGCCACTCGCGGGGCCCACGATCGGGGCCTTTGCTCGGACGTAGCGCACGCAGCGCGAGCATGATCGGCATGCCCAGGACCAACAGGATGGGAACGACCATGGACAGCGACATGTGCTGCACCATGTGCCACTGCACCGAGACCTTGGCGTACCCGGAGATGCCGGATGATGTGGCCCAGACCAGGAACAGCACTCCTGCGTACCAGGCGACGACCCTTCCCCAGGGCCAGTGGATACCGCGCCGATGGGCCCGCCAGACGCCCCACCCGTAGACGCCGGCAAGCACCACGGCGATCAGCAGGAACACGACGTCCGGATACCAGCCGATCATCACGGAAGCTGCAGTGGGCGGGGGCGGGAAGGGGAATCCCAGGAGTTCCTCCGCCGGCGACGGCAGCGGGACCGCCAAGCGCGGGTACTGCGTGACAGTCATACTCACGGCCACCCCGACTGTGACCAACAAGAGCAGCCCCTCGGCCAAGAGCCACCGGAACAGAGGCCCGGACTGCTGGGGATCGGCGGCCGCGGTCCGGCGTGAGTTCCATGCGACGGCGGCGATAGTCGCCAGCAGAGCCACTTTGAGGAGAACCAGCAGGCCGTACGGTGTCGTGAAGAGTTCCCCAAACTGTTCAAGGCGCGTGTAGGTATTGGCGACGCCGCTGGCCGCCAGGACGATCACCGCAGCGGTCGCGAGAACCGAGAATCGGCCGATGGCGACTGAGAGTCCCGGGTCGCGGAGCAGCGCGTGCCGGGTCATGGCGATGAGGCCTCCGACCCAGAGCGCCGCTGCCACGGCGTGAACTGTCCCGGCGGCCAGGGACAGTGAGTGGTCGCCCAGATCCGTGCCGTGGGCGGTCAGTGGGCCGGCGATCAGAGCGATGGTTGCGATGCCCGTGAGCATGGCGGCAGCGCTCGTGCGGGCTGTGAATGCTGCGGCCACCGCTATCCCGATGGCGAGGATCGCGGTGACGAGGTGAGCGACGTTCGCGGGGATCTCGAAGGCGTACGTGAAGAAGGTGGCCGGAGCCATCGCCCGGTGCAGCGGTTCGCCGATCACGGTGGCATGGGTGAAAGCGATGGTCGCCAGAGCGCTTGCGGCCCACACGAGTGCACTCCACGCGGCCAGCACCACGTCGCGCCTGCCGGCGCGGGACACATGCGTTCGATCAGGGCCGGGCATGAGGAACGCAGCGGTCACCAACAGGCCGAGAGTGATGGTGCCCGCGATCACCGTCAGAGCAGTCGCGATGGGCAGGCCCCAGCCCACGACAGGGCCGGGGTCCGGAAGCCCAGTCTCGGGGGTCTGGTAGGCCGCGCCCCCAAGGAGCAAGCCCAGCATCAAGCCGACAGCGGCAGCGGCCGCGCCTCCCAGCGCCGGCCACACCGAGGGCAGGCGCTCATCACTGGGCGCAGGGGCCCGGGTGACCGTAGTCATCCACCGGCTCCGGGACGAGGCGACACAAGCACCGCTCCAGGGTAAGGGTGGGTCACACCCAGGTGGGTAGCCACATCCGCTGGCTCCAGGTCGCGTAGTCGATGACCTCGGCGGACCACAACGGGTAGAAGAACGCGGACACGCCTACGCAGGCAAGCAGGAACACGGCGACCAGCGCCACTCGCAGGCGACTGTCGTGGGTGGAATCAGGCTGAGTTCCCGGTCGTGCCACAGCGGCCAAGGACAGGGTCAATGCCATGACCAGGAACGGGACTACGACGACCGCGTAGAACGTGAAGATCGTGCGATCGGGGAACAACAGCCACGGCGCCCACCCCGCCAGAACTGCGGCCAGCACGGCTCCGGATCGCCAGTCCCGATGTGCTGCCCAACGCCATACTTGGTGCAGCACGGCCAGGACTCCAGCCCACCAGATCAGTGGATTTCCCAGGGCTGTGACGGCTTGAGCGCACTGACCGGACTCGCATTGCAGACCTTCGGACTCGTAATAGAACGAGGTGGGACGAGCCTGGACCAACCAGCCGAAAGCCGAGGACTGATAGGAGTGGGGACTCGTCAGGTTGTTGTGGAAGCTCCACATCTCCGAGTGGTAGTGCAGCAATGATCGCAGTGCCGCCAGGGGTCCCCCGGACGAGTCCCAGTTCCGGCTCCAACCGTTGTCGCTGGCCAGCCATCCCCCCCAAGTGGCTACGTAGACCAGCAGGACGATCCCGAGCATGGTCACGGCTGCCGGAACAGCGGAACGAAGCAGTGCGAAGGGCAACGAGTCGCCGCCGCGGCGACGGCGCGAGGCGTCCCAGAGCACCGTCAGGATCCCGAAAGCGGCCACGAACCAGATTCCGCTCCACTTCACGCCACAAGCCAGGCCCAGGCAGAGCGCAGCAGTCATGCGCCATGGCCGCCACCAACTGCCGGGGGTTCGGCCTTGCCGCACCCAGTCCCTATCCACCAGAAGGCAGGCGAATGCCGCGACCACGAAGAACGCGAGCATGCCGTCGAGGACGGCGGTCCGGCTCATGACGATGGCGATGCCGTCGATCGCGATCAGAAGTCCGGCGACCGTCCCCCAGATCGCGCTCCCGGTCATGCGCAGGACTGCACGCGCCACGAGCCAGATGGTCAGGGTGCCCAAGATCGCGGTGGCGATACGCCAGCCCGTCGGAGTGACACCGAAGACGGCTTCGCCGGCTGCGATGAGCCACTTGCCCACCGGAGGATGCACGACGTAGGAGGGGGCATCAGTCCACCACGCGGGATCCAGGGTCCCGTCTGACTCCAGGATCTTCTTGTCGAGTTTGTCGATCGCGGTCCGCTCGTACCCGAACGCCAGCAGTGAGGCGCCGTCCTTGGCGTAGTAGGTCTCGTCGAACACCAAGGCGTGCGGCCGACCCAGGTCAACGAGTCGCAGGACTCCGCCCAGGATTGTCACAGTGAGCGGGCCCAGGAGCCGTCCAGTGAATCGTCTGCTCACGGCCGCGACGGCCGGAGCATGCTCGGGCAGGGCGGCCGTTGCGGTCACCGGGCAATCCTAAAGCCTGTCGACAAATAGTCGCAGCGCCCTTCTCGGGCGTCCCTGTCACGCTGCTGCGTGGCGGGTTCCCGCGTCGCTGGGGCTGGTTTCACGGGCGCGTGCGCGCCGGCCAGAGCCGTCCCCTCGGCAGGCGTTGGTGTCCGGGCCGGTCGCTTCTCGGTCCCGGGCCGCCTGGGCGTCAGCCCACGCGGCGAGGTTGATCGCTGCGTTGCGGTCGCGGTCCAGTTCCAGTCCGCACGCCGCGCACCGGTAGGTGCGCTGCGCGAGGGTGAGGTCCGGGTCGACCGCGCCGCAGCCGGAGCAGGTCTTCGACGATGGGAACCACCGGTCCACGGTGACCACCTGACCGCCGCGCCAGTCCTGCCGGTAGGTGATCAGCCGGGCCAGTTCGGTCCAGGCGGCGTCGGAGATGGCTGCTGCGAGGCGGTGGTTGGCGAGCATGCCTTTCACGTTGAGGTCTTCGACGGCGACCCTCCCCCGCAAGCGGGGGGACCCCCAGGTATTGGGCCAGCGTGTTGGCGGCGGCGTGCAAGACGTGGTGCCTTCGGTTCCTGGTCTGCTGGTGGTGCCGCCCGAGCCGGGCGGCGGCCTTCCTCCTGTTCCTCGATCCTGTCGGTTTGCGGGTGACGGCTCGGGCCAGCCGCCGCTGCTTGGCTTGGGCGTGTTGCAGGTGCCTCGGCGCGGGGATGCGCGCTGCCTCGGCGCCGTCGGCCGAGGCAGCCACGGCCAGGTCGTGCAGACCACGGTCCACACCCAGGAACCCGGCAGCTTCTACCAACTGCTGGTCGTGCCGCTGGGCCTGGTGCAGGTCGGCGGCTTCCACGTTGAGGCTGACGAACCAGCGGCCCGCGCGCCGGGACACGGTCGCGAACAAGATCCGGCCGCGGCCAGTGGCGATGAGGCGCCGCAGCCGGCGGGTGTCGTCGTGGACCTTCACCGCGCCGGCACCGGGCAGGGTCACCGACCGGGGTCGGTCGCCGTCACCGACGCGGATCGGCGGCTTGCCGCCCTTGGGGTGCTTGTTGCGCAGTCGGAACGACTCGACGGCCCTTCCCTTGCGCTTGAACCTGGGGAACCCGACCCGCCGCCCGGCCCGGTCGCCCTTGCGGGACGCGGTGAACGCCGCCAGCCCCTTGCCGAGATCGACGGCTGCTTCCTCGAAGACCTGCTGGCACACCTGCGTGCGCCACGCCAGGCCGGTCACCTGCACCTCGGCCGTCCCGGCGCCGTCAACCACGAACAACCGTCCCGCGTCCTCGGTCTTCTTCCACGCGTTGAACGCGTTGATCAGGTCGAACCCGGTCCAGGGCACCTTCACGCCGGGATCAGCCTGTTTGGCGGCGAGCGCGTGCTTGACCAGCCGCAGGCACGTGTTGCTCGCGAACCGGGACGCACCGGCATGGCGGGCCAGCGCCGTGTCCTGCTCGACCGTGGGGTCGAGGCAGAACCGGAACGTCGTGTGCCGCACGAGCACAGACAACCACATACCCCCGACAAGCCCGTGGAACGCGCGTGCTGAGGCCGGTATCAGTCCCGGTGTCGGAGGGTCCTGCTATCAACGGCGGTCATGTGACCGAAACCCGTACCCGTCCGACCTGACCGACTCGGCCTGGACCGCATTGGAGCCGCTGCTCACCCGCGACATCACTCTTCCCGGCCGCCGGATCGACCCCGACCGGCTGCGCGAGTACGTCGACGCGATCCTGTACGTACTGCGCACCGGCTGTCCGTGGCGGCACCTGCCCCACGACTTCGCCGTCGAGTGGCCAGCCGCCCATCAGCAGTTCATGCGTTGGACCAGGCGCGGCGTCTGGGACTCGGCATTGGTGAAGCTGCGTGAGCAGACCCGCCTGGCCGACGGCCGCAAAGCGGCTGCGACCGGCGCTGTGGTGGACTCGTCCTCAGTGAAGGCCAGCCCTGTGCCAGGCCAGCGCGGGTTCGACGGGGCCAAGAAGATCGACGGCATCAAGCGGCATATCTTGACCGACACCGCCGGGCTGCTGCTCGCCGTCGAGGTGACGGCCGCCAACGAGCAAGACCGGGCCGTGCTGCCCAGACTGCTCGACGTTGCGAAGTCCTCCTGCCCGGGGATGGCCAAGGTGTGGGCGGACAAGGGCTACACCGGTCCGGCAACGCGAGAGCTCGCCGCCAAGACCGGCATCGACATCGAGATCGTCTCCGGTCCGAAGCCGCCGCCCGGCACCGGGTTCCTCGTGCAACCACGCCGCTGGGTCGTCGAACGCACCCACGCCTGGATCAACCGCAACCGGCGCATGGTCCGACAATGGGAAGCCACCCTCGAAGCCCACACCGGCTTCCTCATCCTCAGCCAGATCGCACTCCTGCTGAACCGGCTCACGTGATTTGTCGACAGGCTTTAGTGCCGCTTGGAGGCTTCCTTGCCGGCCTCCCGCACGCAAGTGGCCATCTGCTGCACTCGGGACGTTCGACGTCGCGGTACAAGTTGCCCAAGCCGTGTCAGGATGTCGGTGTGTACGGCACGCTCACATTGGCCGCCACACCCATCGGCAATCCCCACGATGCCTCCGACCGGCTCCGGGCTGCCCTGCGACGTGCCTCGTTGATCGCCGCCGAGGACACCCGCCGGGTCCGGCGCCTGGCCGAATCCCTCGAAGTGCCGCTCAAGGCGACAGTTGTGTCATTGTTCGAGGGCAACGAGGCAAGCCGGTCCGACCGACTCCTCGAGTCGCTGGTCAGTGGTCAGGATGTGTTGCTCGTCTCCGATGCCGGCACCCCGACGATCAGTGACCCCGGCCGACGCCTCGTACAGCGATGTGGGGACAGGGGAATCAGGGTGACCGCCCTGCCCGGTCCGTCGGCCGTAGCCACCGCGGTCGCAGTGTCGGGGTTGGTCGCGGGCCCGTTCGCCTTCGAAGGATTCCTGCCCCGCAAACCCGGCGAGCGCAGGCGACGGCTCGCCGAACTCGCCAACGATCCTCGCCCCACCGTGTTCTTCGAGTCGCCGCGACGACTGGCGACCACGTTGGCGGATCTGATGGCGGAGTGGGGCGATCGACCCGCGGTCGTGTGCCGGGAGTTGACCAAGGTTCACGAGGAGGTCATCCGCGGCTCGGTCACGCAGTTGGGGCAGTGGGCGCAGGGCGATGTCCTGGGCGAAGTGACCCTCGTGGTCGCTGGTGCACCCGCTGATGATGTAGCCGACGAGTCCGAGTTGGCCGCGCGGGTGGCGGCATTGGTGGCCGCCGGGATGAGCCGGCGGGACGCTGTCGTCCAGGTCGTCGCCGAAACCGGGGCGCCGCGCCGGGTCGTGTACCAGGCGTCGCTGTCGTCCCTAGAATGACCCCATGCCCGACAAGTCGTTCTATGTCACGACGCCCATTTACTACGTCAATGACGCTCCCCACATCGGGCACGCCTACACCACGGTCGCGGGAGATGTCCTGGCCCGGTGGCACCGGCAGAGGGGCGAGAAGGTCCGCTACCTCACCGGCACCGATGAGCACGGCACCAAGGTCCAGCGCAAGGCCGAGGAGAACGAAGTCACGCCCCAGGAGTGGGTCGACACGCTGGTGTCCGAACACTGGCGGCCCGTCCTCGAGACCCTCGACATCGCCAACGACGACTTCATCCGCACCACGGAGGAGCGACATCGGCGCGGAGTACAGGCCTTCTGGACCGTCCTGAAAGAGGCGGGACACGTCTACCCCGAGCTCTACGAAGGGCCCTATTGCGTGGGGTGCGAGGAGTTCAAGGTCGCCGCCGACCTGGAAGAGGGGACAGGTGAGTACGCCGGCGAGTTGGTGTGCCGGATCCATGGCCGCCCTGTCGAGCAACTCAGCGAACAGAACTGGTGGTTCCGGCTGTCGGAGTTCGGTCCCGCGCTCCTCGAGCATTACGAGCGCAACCCCGACGCCGTAGCCCCCCGCAGCGCCTACAACGAGGTCGTCTCGTTCATCCGCGGCGGTCTTTCCGACATCTCCATGTCTCGCTCCAGTGTGGACTGGGGAGTGCCGCTTCCGTGGGATCCTGAGCAGGTCGTCTACGTGTGGTTCGATGCCCTGCTGAACTACATCACGGCCGTTGGCTACGGACAGAACTCCGGGAAGGAACTCTTCGCGAACACCTGGCCGGCCGACGTCCATCTCGTGGGCAAGGACATCCTCCGGTTCCATGCCGTGTACTGGCCGGCCATGCTC
This window harbors:
- a CDS encoding cytochrome c oxidase assembly protein, with translation MTTVTRAPAPSDERLPSVWPALGGAAAAAVGLMLGLLLGGAAYQTPETGLPDPGPVVGWGLPIATALTVIAGTITLGLLVTAAFLMPGPDRTHVSRAGRRDVVLAAWSALVWAASALATIAFTHATVIGEPLHRAMAPATFFTYAFEIPANVAHLVTAILAIGIAVAAAFTARTSAAAMLTGIATIALIAGPLTAHGTDLGDHSLSLAAGTVHAVAAALWVGGLIAMTRHALLRDPGLSVAIGRFSVLATAAVIVLAASGVANTYTRLEQFGELFTTPYGLLVLLKVALLATIAAVAWNSRRTAAADPQQSGPLFRWLLAEGLLLLVTVGVAVSMTVTQYPRLAVPLPSPAEELLGFPFPPPPTAASVMIGWYPDVVFLLIAVVLAGVYGWGVWRAHRRGIHWPWGRVVAWYAGVLFLVWATSSGISGYAKVSVQWHMVQHMSLSMVVPILLVLGMPIMLALRALRPSKGPDRGPREWLLWGLHAPISRFVTHPLYVLAVGTFGLFGLYFTPLFGWAMGSHLGHVLMGVHFLLAGFLFYWVVLGLDPGPREVPAWARLLLLLLFISLHAFFAVAIMMSAVPLGAEWFAQVQPPWLTDAVQDSVSGGGVAWGIGEIPTIVVMIVVAVQWARTDERRAKRMDRQADRDGDAERLAYNARLAAMAERSSQSKST
- a CDS encoding 5-formyltetrahydrofolate cyclo-ligase — its product is MATGRAADKATDKAALRHEIRRSRAAEPSDVRVRRAQLLMSHGAALATRAGSAVAGFQPTNHEPDISALLMVLALPVYLPRALSASELEWVRARPDDLRGGHRGIPRPKGPAVALGPGIASLGVGVMLVPALAVDPSTGARLGYGAGFYDRLLADLSPAVFTVAVCREQDQRVLPVEAHDVPVAAVLTEAGLVSVGSAGDAPAED
- a CDS encoding GNAT family protein; translation: MTLQDGAVTLRPLQRRDSRRWQDLRRANHEWLKPWEATLPQADPAVPGTFAGMVRSFRREATAGRSAAFALDVEGTLMGQVTLGGLTWGSLRSGYIGYWISQEVAGRGIMPRAVALVVDYALGTLMMHRIEINIRPENQASLRVVEKLGFRKEGFRPGYLHIDGDWRDHVTYCMLAGERPPQGLLRAVHARAGRYPTVRDTGDSVLRIRPPHP
- a CDS encoding UTP--glucose-1-phosphate uridylyltransferase, with translation MAELHGDVRKAVIPVAGLGTHFLPVSKAIPKEMLPLVDRPAIDYVVREAVAAGLDDVLLIQGRGKVALEDYFDRDVEMEAALADKGDDPALAQLAEISSLARVHSVRQGQVLGLGHAVSMAEAHVGHEPFAVLLGDDLIDERDPVLEQMLALRRKHGGSVVALFEVPPEKISSYGAAACRATEVNDVVEVTDLVEKPPIDQAPSNLAIIGRYILDPLVFDVLRDTRPGRGGQIQLTDALRSMAKLPAGNGGGVRGVVFRGRRYDTGDKQSYLQAVVTLAMEDPDLGPEFRRWLAGQMQQRGLVAS
- a CDS encoding phospholipid carrier-dependent glycosyltransferase; this encodes MTATAALPEHAPAVAAVSRRFTGRLLGPLTVTILGGVLRLVDLGRPHALVFDETYYAKDGASLLAFGYERTAIDKLDKKILESDGTLDPAWWTDAPSYVVHPPVGKWLIAAGEAVFGVTPTGWRIATAILGTLTIWLVARAVLRMTGSAIWGTVAGLLIAIDGIAIVMSRTAVLDGMLAFFVVAAFACLLVDRDWVRQGRTPGSWWRPWRMTAALCLGLACGVKWSGIWFVAAFGILTVLWDASRRRRGGDSLPFALLRSAVPAAVTMLGIVLLVYVATWGGWLASDNGWSRNWDSSGGPLAALRSLLHYHSEMWSFHNNLTSPHSYQSSAFGWLVQARPTSFYYESEGLQCESGQCAQAVTALGNPLIWWAGVLAVLHQVWRWAAHRDWRSGAVLAAVLAGWAPWLLFPDRTIFTFYAVVVVPFLVMALTLSLAAVARPGTQPDSTHDSRLRVALVAVFLLACVGVSAFFYPLWSAEVIDYATWSQRMWLPTWV
- the glp gene encoding gephyrin-like molybdotransferase Glp, yielding MSLEVHLAGLLEQVHPLEPLDITITEAIGCQIVGDVSAPRPIPHFARAALTGYAARAADLTGSAMLKVVDDVAPGFAATQPVYAGVVVRVAAGTPLPTGADCVVRGPGFDKVGDQITITEQAEPGAGVTAVGAVAAEGDTVLADGVVIDPVTVGLLAQLGVIRVSVRPHPRVVVVTIGNELLPVGAEPTAGLVYDATGPMLAAAAERAGAVAFRVGPVGYDAREIGQAIDDQLIRADLVVVAGEIAYADSLVRTQLAALGSVTFDEGSTDQGAFGHGTVGEDSIPVLALPSEPVAAEVLFAALAVPMIYAMRGVQPAAPVHVRLGADVPRTPATQLIPARLDADGTAHPQLGATLVQLGSADVLLRVLPGNDSQPAGSTVPALSLRPGSP